In a genomic window of Cyclopterus lumpus isolate fCycLum1 chromosome 13, fCycLum1.pri, whole genome shotgun sequence:
- the scn3b gene encoding sodium channel subunit beta-3 yields the protein MVTHTRVHLQTLVLLIFVVHLSRPVCVDVPSETDAVLGKSMKLTCIYCMKRDEIKAKTRVNWYFKPNEEKGNSSNKTHIYKYEINRSVELDGPFKGRLAWNGSQDLQDVSIQIINVTYNDSGIYECNVSREFEFDFFKPSAFLVKKIQLKVKAKATGNAAALYSEIMMYVLLVCLTFWLLVEMVYCYRKISQSDEQAQDTATDYLAIPSEQKDNPAAPVTE from the exons TCCACCTGAGCCGGCCAGTGTGTGTCGATGTCCCGTCGGAGACTGACGCAGTCCTGGGGAAATCCATGAAGTTGACCTGCATTTATTGTATGAAGAGGGATGAGATCAAAGCAAAGACACGTGTGAATTGGTACTTTAAGCCAAACGAAGAAAAAGGCAACTCATCTAACAAAACTCAT ATATACAAGTATGAAATTAACAGATCAGTTGAGTTGGACGGACCATTTAAGGGGCGTCTGGCCTGGAATGGGAGCCAGGACTTGCAAGATGTCTCCATTCAAATCATCAACGTCACCTATAATGACAGTGGCATTTATGAGTGCAATGTCTCTCGCGAGTTTGAGTTTGACTTCTTCAAACCCTCAGCCTTCCTCGTCAAGAAAATCCAGTTGAAGGTGAAAGCGAAAG CCACTGGAAACGCCGCAGCTCTCTACTCTGAGATCATGATGTATGTGCTGCTGGTGTGCTTGACcttctggctgctggtggagATGGTCTACTGCTACAGGAAGATTTCCCAGTCAGATGAGCAGGCACAGGACACAGC GACAGACTACCTAGCCATTCCTTCTGAACAGAAAGACAACCCAGCCGCTCCTGTTACCGAATAA